TTGTcacgtgaataaatattttacatcttTTAACATACATTACGTGATTCATATGAACGACATTTGATAATcctgtaaaatttatttgattcacccGTAACCTTTAAGTGATGCAACGTTGACTGTCGTAACGTAGTTCACGTGAATTTCCTGTGTGAAAAAAATGGCTGAAACATCAGCCACTGTTTAAATTATTCCGAAATAATACTGACTAAATTATAGATAGAGACGAAATAAACTTTTTATCCGGGGAATACGCGGTGACTACTGGCATCTCCCATGGATGATGGCGACACACGGATGTCAAACATGTCGTCAGGAGTTCCCAATAGGTATTTCGTTGGATGAACGTTTGTCAACCATAAGCACCGCTTAAAAATGTCTTCTGGCAATTCGAGTTCGTCATACATGGTAAGTTATTTCCATTATCACAGTTACTAAATCTGATTACTAACGTGTTTATATATTTGCATTTCATATAGTGACACAAGGCGAATTGGAAATCGATCTGCCCAACCTTGCATCTCGGGGTGAAGAAATAGTTCCAGTATTGTACGGCCCAAGACGTCGTCAACAGTAAATTGATTCTTACTTTCAAAAACAGGATTTGTTGTACCAAACCTGCTTTATTCTCGAGAGTGTTTTAACACAATTCTGAGGCACACGATTTAAAATTAGGATGTTTTATGTTTAATTATCGCAATTAAGgattaaaataaattgaaagaaattgacattaaaagatttttcttttttagaatgcaaatttattgaaaatacaaTCTATGAACGGCTTCAAGTAATTTTCACGTTTGGTTTCATATATTTGTTACGTTCGGTTGCACATAATTACTACGTTTGGCTTCATGTAGTTGTTATGTCAGGCTTCATGTAATATTTACGTGAATTTCTGTTGCTAATTATCCTTAAAACACGTAACTTTTACCTGATGAATCAGatattgaaaatgattttaattTACCGGAGCATCCGATAGAACTTACGTGAAAAGTGCGGTGGATGAGATTCACATATGTTTTCACGTAGAAGAAacgtgatttattttttgagtgtaccgatcgccagcatctagtttaaTTCGCCTAGCCGCCTCTTGGTTTACTGGTTATTaagttttacaccaaccgacataaccccacaaaacgagccggatgaacttcttttgacaactcccggtggtttgtttacatggaagttacgtgagttcgaatgtaacagatgagcacccgttgcgctcgcactcacgcatctgacaaagtaaacaaaccaccgagaattgtcaaacatgaacttcattcattatgagttcgttcgtgtcgtcatcttgtagaactcaataggCTCATGAATCAGGGCAACCTTTTGAAAACATGCCCCCAATTTACACGACGTCTCTGCGCGAAAAGAaggccaaaacaaaaaaacgtgTTTCTGACAGCACGACCGGTACTCGTGCAAAACAAATCGAAATCGACAGTCGCTAGTACATTAGGCCATTCGTTGTCGTAACAGGTCCCGTTTAATCGAAATAGttaataatattcgtaagattataTTAGCTAAATTAGAATGTTACGGCACATCAATCGGAAACGTGTAGGCTTTAGGATACTGTCAGGACCTCGTATTCATCACCATTTCCACCGCTCGCTCAGTTCCGTGCTGGAGACACCGGATGTGGACGTATCGCTCAGTACAGGGTTAGTGCGATATGGGTAAATTTAATGCGTTCGCAATAAGTTATTGTCCATTTCAGTCGCATCGTCCGTATTTCTTCCGGCAAATACGCCCGCTTCGCGGATGGCTGTTCCGTTGTATCGATAGGCGATACGGCCGTGATGGTAACGGCGGTAGCCAAAAGCAAACCAACCAGCGGTAGTAATTCGTTTCTACCACTTGTAGTTGattatcggcagaaggctgcgGCCGCTGGCAGAATTCCAACAAATTTTCTGCGTCGAGAACTGGGACCATCGGAAAAGGAGATACTGGCGGCCCGTTTGGTGGATCGTTCGGTGAGGCCATTGTTCCCAGCGGAGTTTAGAAGTGATACTCAGCTGGTGTGTAATATGTTGGCAATCGATTCCAGTAACCTACCGGACGTGCAGGCGATTAATGCTGCTTCGGCAGCGTTAAGTCTTAGTGATATTCCTTGGAACGGGCCGATTGGGGCAGTTCGAGTGGGGCTGGTAGACAATGAGGTGATTATCAACCCTACGAGAAAGGAACTACAACTTTCCGCTTTGGACTTGGTAGTATCTGCCACGAAGCAGAATTTGGTTGTGATGTTGGAAGGTCGGGGTGATGTCGTTAATGAGAACGAGCTGAGGATGGCAATCAAGAAGGGCACGAAGGAAGCTCAGTTGATTATTAATGGAATTGAGAAGCTTCAGAAATCGTTTGGGAAACCGAAAAGAACGTTGGAACCATTGCCGCAGGCGGAACAGGAAATTGAGGCTGCCGTACGGACTATGGCAGAGATGCGGTTGCGGGAGATTTTTAGGGATTTTGCGCACGACAAATTCAGTAGGGATAATGCTGTTACCAACACCAGAATCGACACAATTGATAAAGTGTGGTCATGTTATCCGAGCTCAGATCCAGCGTTGATCACCGACTGCTTTAATCGGTTTGCGAAGTTTGTTTTCCGCGAGATGGTCTTCGAAGAGAATCGAAGATGTGACGGACGATATTTGGACGATCTAAGAAAAATATCCTGTTCCGTGAATCTACACAGGCCATTGCATGGGTCAGCACTTTTTCAACGCGGTCAAACGCAAGTGTTTGCCACTGTGGCTTTGGATTCTCCGGAAAGCGCCCTCAAGCTAGATCCGATTACCTCGCTAGACACGGGCGTCAAGTCAAAAAACTTCTTTCTTCATTATGAGTTTCCACCGTATGCGACTGGTGAGACGGGTAAGATTGGTCCCGTTGGTCGGCGGGAAATTGGTCACGGTGCACTAGctgagaaaggtctattgccaATCATTCCCAACGACCATCCTTTCACGATTAGACTGACGTCGGAGGTGCTGGAATCAAACGGTTCCAGTTCGATGGCGACGGTTTGTGCGGGATCGATGGCGCTGATGGACGCTGGCATCCCAGTGCATGAAGCAGCAGCCGGTGTTGCCATTGGGTTAATGACGAAGTACGAAAACAACGATACTAAGCATCTGGAAGATTATCGAATATTGACGGATCTGTTGGGGATCGAAGATTACATGGGTGATATGGACATGAAGGTAGCCGGAACCCGAAAGGGAATGACGGCGATTCaggctgatataaaagttccGGGAATCCCACTGAAGGTAAGTTTCAAGGGGATATTTTTTATTCTCACAGTGATCGAACTTGGACTTGACAGGTCGTAATGGAATCGCTTCAGAAGGCGATGGAAGCACGTTTCAAAGTCCTGGACATAATGGATCAGACCATCGGAACGACTAGAACGTTAAAGAAAGACTGCTGGCCAGTGACGGATCGATTGCAAATCGAACCTCACCAGCGCTCAAAATTGGTCGGGCCTGGGGGAATCAACATCCGACGTCTGTATTTGGAAACGGGCGTTCAATTGACCCAGGAAGATGAAAACACGTTCCGGATATTTGCTCCCTCGGATGCGGCAATGCACGAAGCGAAAGAGTATCTCGAAAAACTGATGAAGGTGGACAGGGTGCCGGAGCTGGAATTTGGGTCGATTTACACTGCCAAAATTGTGGAAATGCTGGACACCGGAGTCATGGTGAAGCTATATCCAACGATGCCACCGGCACTGCTGCACAATTCGCAGCTGGATCAGCGGAAGGTGAGTTGAAATAAGTTCTTTTCATTGTGGCAATTGTAATTTCCAATTATTGCAGATTGCCCATCCATCGGTTTTGGGTTTCGAGGTCGGTACGGAGATACAAGTTAAATATTTCGGCCGGGATCCGGTATCCGGGTTTATGCGTCTTTCACGCAAAGTACTTCAAGGACCAGCGACCAGTTTGGTCCGAAATCTAGATCGATCGGGAAGCGCTGTCAGCGGTAGCAATCCTCAGTCCGTTCCTATTAGCGATTCCAACGACGTGAAATCGTAGCTTTATTGAACAAACTAGGAGCTAAAAACTACCGGTGCTTAAGACTATATAAACAAATTCTGTAAATAATTCTACATTATTTTAGGCctataaattgaatcaaaataGTAAATGAAGGTTTGCGAGTATTACTACAATGACGTTCTAGTAGCTTTCGGGTACGATGAAGGCAATTCCTGCTGCCACCAGCTGGGATCTGCCAATCCCTTGACCAACATCGACAGTAATTTCGCAGATCAGATTGTCCCGTGAAATGTTGCTGTACAGTGGAATTTCAAACCGATCGTCGCGAGTTTTGCTAGCAGAGCTGGTTTGCACATTACTAGGCAACAAGGTATAATCTAAGCTGAAAGTTCCTGTGTAAACGGGACCGGTTTGCTCCATAGCTCCTTGTTTGATCGTAAGCCTTCCGTTCGCtagagaaccaccatcaatctTTGAATAAAAAACAAGGTTTTTAGGTTAACACAGGTTAGGTATCCAGTAAAATTAACGTACCAACAACTGAGCGATAGTTAGAGCCGTTTCCCTTCTTCGATCATCGAAGTAAGCACACAGCTGTAGCTCCGTCGTTGACACACTCAGTTCGTGCGATTTAATAAGTTTGATCGTTGTTAGAAATCCTTCAACATTGAACAGGCAGTTGAAATTGATTTCCTTGATCGCTTTCTCTTCCACCAAACTATTGTATAGCTCTTCAGTTTCCTTGGTCTTGAACCCAATCGCCTTCAGGTATTCGATCACAGTTTTGGGTCCACTCCAGATTCGACGCCATTGCAGGGGTACCTGATTGTCGCATATGGTAACAAGCATCGAGCGATCTTTACCTGAAATAATATTGATTTCTTTCAACGAGTTCTTGATAGTCTGCAGACATTCGTTGATCGCGTCGTAAAGATTGCTAACGATCGTCAACTCCGACAAGACGAATATCATCCAAGGATCGTCCTTGTTTTTGTTGCGATCGACAATTCCGTCTAGCCGTTGGGCGATCGTGCCATTCTGAAATACAAGAATCATGAATATTTTCACAGCAGAAACACCAATTCAAAAAGTTACCATCAACTTATTCCATAGGTTAATAATCGGTTTGACGCGTTTCTCGTAATTTTGGGCTGTTGTGCTACTAAAGTACATTAGCCGTAGTTCCTTCAAGGTGTTCCTACAGAAAATCACATTCCGCGAAGCATTGGTTGAAACAGGAATTCCGTACAGGCTGGGAGTTTCCGTGTCGGGCAGTTGATCAAGCACTTTCACGTAgtcctgaagaaaaaaaattgaattttaataaaataaaacattcaCCAATTTTAACCCACCTCCAAGTTATTAGAATTCGGAAAGCTAACGTTCATAAACATCGGCTGCCAGCGACTAGTCATGATCTTTTCATCGAAAAACTCTCGTAGCAAATGTTCCAGTTTTTCGAAGTCATTATCGTTGTCGATGCGACCGCCGTAAGCGACCTTCTCGCAGAGACCCTGTATCAGCGGCCAGTGTATTTTCAACGTGTTGAACCCGTCGGTGTACCGGATTAGCTGCATGGCCGTGCGTAGATCCGAATCGCAAAAGTCGTACCATTTGGACCAACCTAGAGGAGAGGGCATAGTTTAACAATCACGATGACTAACCTAGTAATTGAGAACACTGTGTGGtggaattaaattggagttttGTCAACAAGCCGTGGAACTATTTAAGGTGTTTCATAATTCGCGTTCCCTAGACAGGTTAGACCTTCTACTTACTTGAGCCATTTGGCTCCGAACACTAATCGGATAGTCCCCGCAGATTAACTTCCGCGAGCCATTGAGATCctgtttccgttatccatatagCTCCCAGCTTTGTCGCGATCAACTCAAATAGTACCCGGCGGGGGACCTAGGCTACTCAATTGACCAAGAAGTACGTGCCGGAGATTCTGGTACCTTGGACGCGGTCCTTTCAGTCTAGTCCTGCACGGTGGATCAAGGCTACACATGAGCTTCCCGGAAGGGTGCAGAGGTCGATGCGGAGATTCCGGTATACTGGCACCTCGACAACCCGCAAGCGTTCTAACCCCTCGCGGTGGGTTGGCCTattcaacgggccagccagtaggtgccaATTCTGTCTAGCGATTCCGGatagagcgtagcttccggttcattCTAATTCccgacaatggatctagcctactcacgagcaaCCCAGTAGGGAGTCGCGATCAGTTCGGCGATCCTGGTGAAGCCTGTCGTCTGGTGCACTGGCGACCTGAAGCCGGTGCTAcgttgcgtactactcaactggccTCCGGCGATGGATCTagtctacaccgacggagagtttCCCGCTGCCGAAATTTCTCTTGATACCCGTTTGGTGGTTTCACGGCGGCTTTTTAGTAGACGGCGCttctttgttggtcccttcgccacgtCCTTTGcaactcgtaaccactctattgAGAGCTTCCCAGATATGCTCAtcatggcacatctcttcgacgat
The sequence above is drawn from the Topomyia yanbarensis strain Yona2022 unplaced genomic scaffold, ASM3024719v1 HiC_scaffold_846, whole genome shotgun sequence genome and encodes:
- the LOC131696176 gene encoding polyribonucleotide nucleotidyltransferase 1, mitochondrial-like, encoding MLRHINRKRVGFRILSGPRIHHHFHRSLSSVLETPDVDVSLSTGRIVRISSGKYARFADGCSVVSIGDTAVMVTAVAKSKPTSGSNSFLPLVVDYRQKAAAAGRIPTNFLRRELGPSEKEILAARLVDRSVRPLFPAEFRSDTQLVCNMLAIDSSNLPDVQAINAASAALSLSDIPWNGPIGAVRVGLVDNEVIINPTRKELQLSALDLVVSATKQNLVVMLEGRGDVVNENELRMAIKKGTKEAQLIINGIEKLQKSFGKPKRTLEPLPQAEQEIEAAVRTMAEMRLREIFRDFAHDKFSRDNAVTNTRIDTIDKVWSCYPSSDPALITDCFNRFAKFVFREMVFEENRRCDGRYLDDLRKISCSVNLHRPLHGSALFQRGQTQVFATVALDSPESALKLDPITSLDTGVKSKNFFLHYEFPPYATGETGKIGPVGRREIGHGALAEKGLLPIIPNDHPFTIRLTSEVLESNGSSSMATVCAGSMALMDAGIPVHEAAAGVAIGLMTKYENNDTKHLEDYRILTDLLGIEDYMGDMDMKVAGTRKGMTAIQADIKVPGIPLKVVMESLQKAMEARFKVLDIMDQTIGTTRTLKKDCWPVTDRLQIEPHQRSKLVGPGGINIRRLYLETGVQLTQEDENTFRIFAPSDAAMHEAKEYLEKLMKVDRVPELEFGSIYTAKIVEMLDTGVMVKLYPTMPPALLHNSQLDQRKIAHPSVLGFEVGTEIQVKYFGRDPVSGFMRLSRKVLQGPATSLVRNLDRSGSAVSGSNPQSVPISDSNDVKS
- the LOC131696177 gene encoding cytoplasmic dynein 2 heavy chain 1-like → MYFSSTTAQNYEKRVKPIINLWNKLMNGTIAQRLDGIVDRNKNKDDPWMIFVLSELTIVSNLYDAINECLQTIKNSLKEINIISGKDRSMLVTICDNQVPLQWRRIWSGPKTVIEYLKAIGFKTKETEELYNSLVEEKAIKEINFNCLFNVEGFLTTIKLIKSHELSVSTTELQLCAYFDDRRRETALTIAQLLIDGGSLANGRLTIKQGAMEQTGPVYTGTFSLDYTLLPSNVQTSSASKTRDDRFEIPLYSNISRDNLICEITVDVGQGIGRSQLVAAGIAFIVPESY
- the LOC131696178 gene encoding cytoplasmic dynein 2 heavy chain 1-like; translated protein: MRHCRDDSHHIWHASYLAEDVESGERNRWLSGSKSGTSRSWSKWYDFCDSDLRTAMQLIRYTDGFNTLKIHWPLIQGLCEKVAYGGRIDNDNDFEKLEHLLREFFDEKIMTSRWQPMFMNVSFPNSNNLEDYVKVLDQLPDTETPSLYGIPVSTNASNYG